In the Bacteroidales bacterium genome, one interval contains:
- a CDS encoding BamA/TamA family outer membrane protein has translation MTLKRSFFYFLLFFAISIPTVAQISIGEDLPDVEYGAPKSYIIGGITVTGVQYLDNSVLVTLSGLRVGDKVEIPGEKIHTAIVKLWEQGLFDDVKIKLSRIQDNQAFLDIILVERPRLSKFSFSGIRKGEADDLREKIKLVAGDVVTENLLVRSTNIIKKHYIGKGFFDVEVDIKQLKDTARANYTILKFDISKNGRVRIASINIEGNEKMPIPSLKSSMKKTKERGAYKILTLIQEVLFGGVEYAFTGRAKEYPDFVKTTVDNNFRFRIFKSSKFIQEDYDEDKLNLIRKFNDNGYRDAQLLKDSIYKVGNGLINIDLSVVEGRKYYHRDISFVGNTKYTADELALLLGIRKGDIFRQDQLEAALQFNPNGVDLMSLFVDDGYLTCQIEPIELNVENDSIDIQIRIREGKQMTINQVIVKGNTRTNDHVIIRELYSVPGRLFSRSDILRSRTSLAQMKYFDPEKIDIQTPNINPADGTVDVLYGVEETSSDQLELSGGWGYGRLIGTLGVSFNNFSARNFFNKGAWQPVPSGDGQKLSLRMQSYGKGYLSFSTSFTEPWLGGKRPQQLSVSAYVSAFNNGLATSSASYYSYNITGMSVVFSRRLNWPDNYFNLSNSISYQRYKLKNYTSLGTTIDGNGNYHNLSYTVSLGRYSTDATIYARSGSEVNFSLEFTPPYSLVAKEKYRTMDEKDKYRLVEFHQWKFMGTFYKQIVGDLVLMARTKSGFLGKYNNDLEVTPFNRYFMGGDGMTGYSAIDGRQLVGFRGYANESMTPNSYLSQSTGGIIYNKNTLELRYPLSLNPNSTIYGMAFVEAGNAWLKFRDYSPFDLKRSAGVGVRVFLPMFGLLGLDWGYGFDAIPGVPTANKGQFHFSINSSID, from the coding sequence ATGACACTGAAGCGAAGCTTTTTTTATTTCCTGCTATTTTTTGCAATATCAATACCGACAGTCGCGCAGATTTCTATTGGTGAAGACCTGCCTGACGTGGAATATGGAGCACCTAAAAGCTATATCATTGGAGGTATCACAGTAACCGGGGTTCAATATCTTGATAATTCAGTACTCGTTACGCTTTCCGGATTAAGAGTAGGTGACAAGGTTGAAATTCCCGGAGAAAAAATTCATACTGCCATCGTTAAGTTATGGGAGCAAGGTCTTTTCGATGACGTAAAAATTAAACTATCCAGAATTCAGGATAACCAGGCTTTCCTTGATATTATTCTGGTTGAACGCCCCCGACTTTCAAAGTTCAGTTTTTCAGGAATCCGTAAAGGAGAAGCTGATGACCTGAGGGAGAAAATCAAACTGGTTGCCGGTGATGTTGTTACTGAAAATCTCCTGGTACGCTCCACAAACATAATTAAGAAACATTACATAGGGAAAGGGTTCTTTGATGTGGAGGTTGATATTAAACAACTTAAAGATACTGCACGGGCAAATTATACCATCCTGAAATTTGACATATCCAAAAATGGTCGTGTCAGGATTGCCAGTATCAATATAGAAGGAAATGAAAAAATGCCTATTCCTTCCCTGAAAAGTTCCATGAAGAAAACAAAGGAACGTGGAGCTTATAAAATACTTACACTTATTCAGGAAGTTCTCTTTGGAGGAGTTGAATATGCATTCACAGGCCGTGCCAAAGAGTATCCTGATTTTGTAAAGACCACTGTCGATAATAATTTCAGATTCAGAATTTTCAAATCGTCCAAGTTTATCCAGGAAGATTATGATGAAGATAAACTGAACCTGATCAGGAAATTTAATGATAATGGTTACCGTGATGCCCAATTATTGAAGGATAGCATATATAAAGTTGGGAACGGACTTATTAATATTGATCTTTCTGTTGTAGAAGGCAGGAAATATTATCACAGGGATATCAGTTTCGTTGGAAATACAAAGTATACTGCTGATGAACTGGCATTACTGCTTGGTATCAGGAAAGGTGACATTTTCAGGCAGGATCAGCTGGAAGCTGCTTTACAGTTCAACCCCAATGGAGTTGACCTCATGAGCCTGTTTGTTGATGACGGTTATCTTACTTGCCAGATCGAGCCTATTGAATTGAATGTAGAGAATGACTCCATTGATATACAGATCAGGATCAGGGAAGGGAAGCAGATGACCATCAACCAGGTTATAGTGAAAGGAAACACCCGAACCAATGATCATGTAATCATCCGTGAATTATATTCGGTGCCTGGCAGGTTATTCAGTCGTTCGGATATACTCAGGAGCAGGACTTCACTTGCCCAGATGAAGTATTTTGATCCGGAAAAAATTGATATTCAAACACCTAATATTAACCCTGCTGATGGAACTGTTGATGTACTCTATGGAGTGGAAGAAACCTCTTCTGACCAGCTTGAACTTAGTGGTGGATGGGGTTATGGAAGGCTGATCGGCACGCTTGGAGTGTCATTTAATAACTTCTCAGCGAGAAATTTCTTTAATAAAGGTGCTTGGCAACCTGTGCCTTCAGGTGATGGGCAGAAATTATCATTGAGGATGCAATCTTACGGTAAAGGATACCTTAGTTTCAGTACTTCGTTCACTGAACCATGGCTAGGGGGAAAGAGGCCTCAGCAATTAAGTGTATCAGCTTATGTATCTGCATTTAATAATGGATTGGCTACCTCATCAGCCAGTTATTATTCGTATAACATTACCGGTATGTCGGTTGTTTTTTCAAGAAGGCTGAACTGGCCCGATAATTATTTCAATCTTTCAAACAGTATCAGTTATCAGAGGTATAAGCTTAAAAACTATACTTCTCTTGGTACTACGATTGATGGAAACGGAAATTATCATAATCTTTCCTATACAGTTTCCCTGGGCCGTTATTCAACCGATGCCACGATTTATGCCAGGTCCGGTTCTGAGGTTAATTTCTCACTCGAATTCACACCACCTTATTCATTGGTAGCAAAGGAAAAATACCGTACCATGGATGAAAAGGATAAGTACAGACTCGTGGAATTTCATCAATGGAAATTTATGGGCACCTTCTATAAGCAGATTGTAGGCGACCTGGTGCTCATGGCCCGTACCAAATCCGGTTTTCTTGGAAAATATAATAATGACCTTGAAGTTACTCCATTCAACAGGTACTTCATGGGTGGCGATGGGATGACCGGTTATTCAGCCATTGATGGCAGGCAATTGGTAGGTTTCCGTGGGTATGCCAACGAAAGTATGACACCAAACTCTTACCTGAGCCAATCAACAGGAGGTATCATTTACAATAAGAATACCCTTGAATTGAGGTATCCTCTTTCACTGAATCCAAATTCCACAATTTATGGGATGGCATTTGTGGAAGCTGGAAATGCATGGTTGAAATTCAGGGATTATAGTCCTTTCGACCTTAAACGTTCTGCCGGGGTTGGGGTGCGTGTTTTCCTCCCGATGTTCGGATTATTAGGGCTTGATTGGGGATATGGTTTTGACGCTATTCCAGGCGTTCCCACAGCAAATAAGGGTCAATTCCATTTTTCAATTAACTCATCTATTGATTAA
- a CDS encoding isoprenyl transferase encodes MLEKVDRNRLPAHIAIIMDGNGRWAQQRGEHRVFGHQNGVQSVRETAEAAAELGVRFLTLYAFSTENWNRPKEEVNALMHLLVITINNEIKTLNDNNIRLRAMGNLHCLDAKVKEELKEALDKTSHNTRMDLILALSYSGRWEIVEAAKAIAKSVKEGTLSENKINEKLFSTYLNMPDIPDPELVIRTSGEYRISNFLIWQSAYSELYFTPKLWPDFRKNDLYEAIVDYQHRERRFGKTSEQIINCKG; translated from the coding sequence ATGCTCGAAAAGGTTGACCGAAACAGGCTTCCTGCGCATATTGCCATCATTATGGACGGAAATGGCAGGTGGGCCCAGCAAAGAGGCGAGCATCGGGTTTTCGGACATCAGAATGGTGTTCAATCTGTAAGAGAAACCGCTGAAGCGGCTGCTGAACTGGGTGTAAGATTTCTCACATTATATGCTTTCTCTACTGAGAACTGGAATCGCCCCAAAGAAGAAGTAAATGCCCTGATGCATTTGTTGGTGATTACCATTAATAATGAGATTAAGACATTAAATGATAACAATATTCGTCTTAGAGCCATGGGTAACCTTCATTGCCTTGATGCTAAGGTAAAAGAGGAATTAAAGGAAGCCCTTGACAAAACCTCTCATAATACCAGGATGGACCTGATTCTTGCTTTAAGTTACAGTGGACGCTGGGAGATAGTTGAAGCTGCCAAAGCAATTGCAAAATCAGTAAAAGAAGGTACCCTCAGCGAAAATAAGATTAATGAAAAATTGTTTTCAACCTACTTAAATATGCCGGATATTCCAGATCCGGAATTAGTAATAAGGACCAGCGGAGAATATAGAATCAGCAATTTCCTTATATGGCAGTCTGCATATTCAGAACTCTATTTCACCCCTAAATTATGGCCGGATTTCAGGAAAAATGATCTTTATGAAGCTATCGTAGATTATCAACACCGGGAGAGGCGTTTTGGCAAGACCAGCGAACAAATTATAAACTGTAAAGGATGA
- a CDS encoding NAD kinase — MTVAIFGKAFNQDHLDYFRLLIGKLEDSGCSLIIWESFYQFIKGNIVLNQDIRTFNNHDQLRGKADYLISVGGDGTMLDAVQIVRDSGIPIVGINLGRMGFLSSIPRTEILPAISDIIEGRFTIEKRTLISIESPKTLFGDLGFALNELSINKKETSSMVVVQVWVDGFFLNSYWADGLLIATPTGSTAYSLSCNGPIITPDSSSFVITPIAPHNLTVRPVVIPDNCVIRIKVDGREKQALIRLDSRMALLDQETDLIIKKAGFEVNLLQRKNENFFSTLRAKLNWGMDIRN, encoded by the coding sequence ATGACAGTTGCAATTTTTGGGAAGGCTTTTAATCAGGATCACCTGGACTATTTCCGCTTATTAATCGGTAAACTGGAAGACTCGGGTTGCAGTCTGATCATTTGGGAATCTTTCTACCAGTTTATCAAGGGAAATATTGTGCTGAACCAGGATATCCGCACATTTAATAACCATGATCAACTCAGGGGGAAGGCTGATTATCTTATTTCAGTAGGTGGAGATGGTACGATGTTGGATGCCGTTCAGATCGTCAGGGATTCAGGGATTCCTATTGTCGGTATTAATTTGGGCCGTATGGGGTTTCTTTCAAGTATCCCGCGTACGGAGATACTTCCCGCAATTTCCGATATCATTGAAGGGCGTTTTACCATAGAGAAAAGAACACTGATAAGTATTGAATCCCCAAAAACTTTATTCGGGGATTTGGGTTTTGCCCTTAATGAACTATCTATCAATAAAAAGGAAACCTCTTCCATGGTAGTTGTCCAGGTTTGGGTTGATGGTTTTTTCCTTAACTCATATTGGGCTGATGGATTGCTGATTGCAACACCCACCGGGTCGACTGCTTATTCACTGAGTTGCAATGGCCCTATCATTACTCCCGATTCCAGCAGTTTTGTCATCACTCCGATTGCTCCGCATAATTTAACTGTCAGACCCGTAGTTATCCCCGACAATTGTGTGATCAGAATTAAGGTTGATGGTCGTGAGAAACAGGCTCTTATAAGGCTAGATTCCAGGATGGCACTGCTTGACCAGGAAACAGACCTGATCATTAAGAAGGCCGGCTTTGAAGTGAATCTTCTACAAAGAAAAAATGAGAATTTCTTTTCAACCCTCCGTGCAAAGCTAAATTGGGGAATGGATATCAGAAACTAG
- a CDS encoding CBS domain-containing protein produces MITRDVLNLSPTDTGLTALHWFDEFKVSHLPVVDGTNYLGLVTEDEIYSANSFEETLEKHNLSPSKIAVLQSNHVYSVISAFAEFKLSLLPVVDENNHYLGVITLTGLVENLSTITAVDNPGGIIVLELNVNDFSLIEIAQIIESNDARLLSLYMKSQPDSLRAELTLKLNKMDIQPIIQTFLRYNYTIKASYFESDYFDSLRERYNILMNYLNI; encoded by the coding sequence TTGATCACCAGAGACGTTCTGAATCTTTCACCAACAGATACAGGATTAACCGCATTGCATTGGTTCGATGAATTTAAAGTGTCACATCTTCCGGTTGTGGATGGAACCAATTACCTCGGACTGGTTACAGAAGACGAGATCTATTCAGCCAACAGCTTTGAGGAAACTTTAGAAAAGCATAACCTTAGCCCAAGTAAAATTGCTGTTTTGCAATCCAACCATGTCTATTCAGTTATCAGTGCATTTGCGGAATTCAAGCTCAGCCTTTTACCTGTGGTAGATGAGAATAATCATTACCTCGGCGTAATAACCCTGACAGGCCTGGTCGAAAATCTTTCAACTATTACAGCTGTCGATAATCCCGGAGGAATCATTGTCCTTGAACTGAATGTAAATGATTTCTCATTAATTGAAATTGCCCAGATCATTGAATCCAATGATGCTCGCTTGTTGAGCTTATATATGAAATCACAGCCCGATTCCCTCCGGGCTGAACTAACACTTAAGTTAAATAAAATGGATATACAGCCAATTATCCAGACTTTTCTGCGCTATAATTACACTATCAAAGCATCTTATTTTGAATCAGATTATTTTGATAGCCTGAGGGAGCGGTACAATATCCTGATGAATTATCTGAATATTTAA
- a CDS encoding pyridoxine 5'-phosphate synthase: MTKLSVNINKIATIRNARGGNMPDVLKAAIDCELFGAEGITVHPRPDERHIRYKDVFEISPMIRTEFNIEGNPIPQFIEMVLKIKPHQVTLVPDSHDVLTSNAGWDTKTHRNFLKEVIAEFKSQGIRTSIFVDPDVEIIRAAVETGTDRIELYTESYARLYPINRETAIEPYIIAANAAIEAGLGINAGHDLDLNNLWYFSRNIPGLLEVSIGHALVSDALYFGLEKTIQSYLLQLK; the protein is encoded by the coding sequence ATGACAAAGTTAAGTGTAAATATTAATAAAATAGCCACGATCCGGAATGCCAGGGGTGGAAATATGCCGGATGTATTGAAAGCAGCTATAGATTGTGAGCTTTTCGGAGCCGAAGGCATCACTGTTCATCCACGGCCGGATGAAAGGCATATCAGGTATAAGGATGTATTTGAGATCAGCCCAATGATCAGGACTGAATTCAATATTGAAGGGAATCCGATCCCTCAATTTATTGAGATGGTGCTGAAAATTAAGCCCCACCAGGTAACGCTTGTCCCGGATTCACATGATGTACTTACATCCAATGCAGGCTGGGATACGAAAACACACAGGAATTTCCTGAAAGAAGTAATTGCTGAATTCAAATCACAAGGCATCAGAACCTCTATTTTCGTTGATCCGGATGTTGAAATAATCCGTGCAGCAGTTGAAACAGGCACTGACAGGATTGAATTATACACCGAATCTTATGCACGCCTATATCCCATAAACCGGGAAACAGCCATTGAACCTTATATCATAGCTGCCAATGCGGCAATAGAAGCTGGCCTTGGAATAAATGCCGGGCATGACCTGGACCTCAATAATCTTTGGTATTTCTCACGTAATATCCCCGGACTTCTTGAAGTTTCTATCGGACACGCCCTGGTTAGTGATGCCCTTTATTTCGGACTTGAGAAAACTATTCAATCATACCTTTTACAATTGAAGTAA
- a CDS encoding toxin-antitoxin system YwqK family antitoxin, whose protein sequence is MRHSKSLLFLFVVSLTYSVYSQTIIDATQLETHDGLAYQSGSKTPFSGNAVHWFRPGQKQVESGYLNGKLSGIETTWYGDGKKFMEITYVNGDFNGPYRQWYPNGQLELEKIYSGGMMNGPSTHWYENGNKENEGVFNDCRETGSWVFYHPNGTKMKEGIFKEGFEEGKWLFWDESGKKMKEVIYKDGTQISETIIDQ, encoded by the coding sequence ATGAGACATTCAAAATCCCTTCTTTTCCTTTTCGTTGTATCTCTTACATATAGTGTTTACTCCCAAACCATTATTGATGCAACCCAACTGGAAACCCATGACGGACTTGCTTATCAATCGGGAAGTAAGACCCCGTTCTCCGGAAATGCTGTTCACTGGTTTCGTCCCGGACAGAAACAGGTTGAATCGGGTTACCTGAATGGGAAACTGTCAGGTATCGAGACAACCTGGTATGGGGATGGAAAGAAATTCATGGAGATCACTTATGTAAATGGTGATTTTAATGGACCTTACAGGCAGTGGTATCCTAACGGGCAGCTTGAACTTGAGAAAATTTATTCAGGTGGTATGATGAATGGACCTTCTACTCATTGGTATGAAAACGGGAATAAAGAAAACGAAGGTGTATTCAATGATTGTCGTGAAACAGGATCCTGGGTATTCTATCATCCCAATGGAACAAAAATGAAGGAAGGTATTTTCAAAGAAGGATTTGAAGAAGGGAAATGGTTATTCTGGGATGAGTCTGGCAAAAAAATGAAAGAAGTGATCTATAAAGATGGAACACAAATCAGTGAAACGATTATTGATCAATAA
- a CDS encoding ATP/GTP-binding protein, which produces MKSTTLLLKRWWIIAITVFFVVPTLQCQQKINFLHESIQQKWKSPEGLMIPESVKYDSDRKVLYISNINGIPSEKDGNGFISKLSLDGQIIDLKWITGLDAPKGMGIFQDFLYVSNITEIVKIDILKGEIVKRYPAIGSQFLNDIDIDEKGTVFCSDMKSSSIYRIDNDTATVWISGEDLKGCNGLYYSQGYLFIGADGKILKADITTGQRQIAFTQTGSIDGLESYEKEMFLFSDYKGSVYKAHSGAEKELLLNTTSSGINAADIEYIPELKLLLVPTFNDNHVTAYQLL; this is translated from the coding sequence ATGAAATCCACAACTCTCTTACTGAAACGATGGTGGATCATTGCGATTACAGTTTTTTTTGTAGTCCCCACCCTTCAATGCCAGCAGAAAATAAATTTCCTTCATGAATCCATTCAACAGAAATGGAAATCTCCGGAAGGGTTAATGATTCCGGAATCTGTTAAGTATGATTCCGACAGGAAGGTTTTATATATTTCCAATATTAATGGAATTCCTTCTGAAAAAGATGGAAACGGGTTCATTTCTAAACTATCGCTAGATGGACAAATAATTGATTTAAAATGGATTACAGGTCTGGACGCCCCGAAAGGAATGGGGATCTTTCAAGACTTTCTCTATGTGAGTAATATTACAGAGATTGTGAAAATTGATATCCTGAAAGGTGAAATCGTAAAAAGATATCCTGCAATAGGTTCACAATTCCTGAACGATATTGATATAGATGAAAAGGGCACTGTTTTTTGTTCAGACATGAAATCTTCAAGTATATATCGCATTGATAATGACACAGCTACCGTTTGGATAAGTGGAGAAGACCTTAAAGGTTGCAACGGTTTATATTATAGCCAGGGGTATTTGTTTATAGGAGCGGATGGTAAAATCCTGAAGGCTGATATAACCACGGGGCAACGACAAATCGCATTCACTCAGACCGGCTCAATTGATGGATTGGAATCCTATGAGAAAGAAATGTTCCTTTTTAGCGATTATAAAGGCTCGGTATATAAAGCACATTCGGGGGCTGAGAAGGAGCTTCTTCTAAATACAACTTCTTCAGGAATCAATGCAGCTGATATTGAATATATTCCGGAATTAAAACTACTGTTGGTACCAACTTTTAATGATAATCACGTGACTGCATACCAGTTATTATGA
- a CDS encoding alpha/beta fold hydrolase yields the protein MKLFYRHFGEGKPLIILHGLFGQSDNWVSIGRRFAEKFSVFIPDQRNHGQSPHATVHTYPALSDDLFEFMEEHQIKDAILIGHSMGGKAAMSFALEHPEMVSKLVVVDISPRKYPERSIHTQVISQMLSINLSVLKSRTEVEHILEEKMPDPRIRFFILKNLYYKMPGVLAWRLNLDAINHNLDHLFDGINTDQSFAKPTLFIKGGLSDYIIEEDIPTIKRIFQNVTLKTIPGATHWVNADAPEELISFVNEFLANS from the coding sequence ATGAAACTATTTTACAGGCATTTCGGAGAGGGCAAACCCCTCATCATTCTTCATGGTTTGTTTGGTCAGAGTGATAATTGGGTTTCCATAGGCCGACGTTTTGCAGAGAAATTTTCGGTATTTATTCCTGATCAAAGGAATCATGGGCAATCCCCGCATGCTACTGTTCATACCTACCCTGCCCTCTCAGATGACCTTTTTGAATTTATGGAAGAGCATCAAATAAAAGACGCAATACTGATCGGGCATTCAATGGGAGGGAAAGCTGCTATGTCATTCGCATTGGAACACCCGGAAATGGTGAGTAAACTGGTCGTTGTAGATATAAGTCCAAGGAAATACCCTGAAAGGAGTATTCATACCCAGGTAATCAGCCAGATGCTTTCGATAAACCTTTCAGTCTTGAAATCCCGGACAGAGGTAGAGCATATACTTGAGGAAAAAATGCCTGACCCAAGGATACGTTTCTTCATTTTAAAGAACCTTTATTATAAAATGCCAGGAGTATTGGCATGGAGGCTCAACCTTGATGCTATTAACCACAACCTTGATCATTTATTTGATGGAATCAATACGGATCAAAGCTTTGCGAAACCTACACTATTTATTAAAGGAGGGCTTTCAGACTATATAATCGAGGAAGATATCCCTACAATTAAACGCATATTTCAAAATGTGACGCTAAAAACAATTCCCGGGGCAACGCATTGGGTAAATGCAGATGCCCCGGAAGAATTGATTTCGTTTGTAAATGAATTTTTAGCTAATAGCTGA